One genomic segment of Xyrauchen texanus isolate HMW12.3.18 chromosome 5, RBS_HiC_50CHRs, whole genome shotgun sequence includes these proteins:
- the LOC127643724 gene encoding high affinity choline transporter 1-like, protein MNIHVEGLVAIIIFYMLILVVGIWAAWKNKNSGVLDGTDRSEIIMVGGRDIGLFVGAFTMTATWVGGGYINGTAEYVYLPGYGLAWAQAPFGYALSLVLGGLFFAKPMRSRGYVTMLDPFQQLYGKRMGGLLFIPALMGEIFWSAAILSALGATLSVIVDININMSVVISALIAIFYTLVGGLYSVAYTDVVQLFCIFLGLWVSVPFALSNPAVSDIGVTAVKQLHANQTAWLGKIESADKWMWADNFCLLMLGGIPWQVYFQRVLSASSATYAQVLSFLAAFGCIIMAIPSVLIGAIGASTDWNQTSYGPVPPMQRDQSDMILPIVLQHLCPAYISFFGLGAVSAAVMSSADSSILSASSMFARNIYQLAFRQTASDREIVWVMRISIFVFGALATAMALLTGTVYGLWYLSSDLVYVIIFPQLISVLFVRGTNTYGSVAGYFFGMILRIGGGEPYLKLPPFIYYPGWTIEEKVHHVTNEVEYLVMQRFPFKTVSMLASFLSNVAFSYLFKYLFESSTLSAKYDFLDAVVSKHSAEIMDKTTLVNRNIIGLNEMTTVKPRLSVTLAATFTRKETLTEEEDSSPESPGHENN, encoded by the exons ATGAACATCCATGTGGAGGGATTGGTGGCGATTATCATCTTCTACATGCTGATCCTTGTTGTGGGAATTTGGGCAGCATGGAAGAACAAGAATTCCGGCGTTTTGGATGGAACTGATCGCAGTGAGATCATTATGGTCGGCGGAAGGGATATTGGATTATTTGTTGGTGCATTTACCATGACCG CAACTTGGGTTGGAGGGGGTTATATCAATGGCACAGCAGAGTACGTGTATCTTCCTGGGTATGGCTTGGCATGGGCACAGGCTCCCTTTGGATACGCTCTCAGCCTTGTTTTGG GTGGCCTTTTCTTTGCCAAACCAATGCGCTCCCGCGGTTACGTCACCATGCTTGACCCCTTCCAGCAATTGTATGGCAAAAGGATGGGTGGACTGCTGTTCATCCCTGCACTAATGGGGGAAATATTCTGGTCTGCCGCCATCTTATCTGCCCTTG GGGCCACACTGAGTGTAATCGTTGACATCAACATCAATATGTCTGTGGTCATTTCGGCTCTCATTGCCATTTTCTACACACTGGTGGGAGGACTCTACTCAGTGGCCTACACTGATGTTGTCCAGCTCTTCTGCATCTTTTTAGGACTG TGGGTGAGTGTACCCTTTGCACTCTCAAACCCAGCTGTGTCTGACATCGGAGTGACGGCAGTGAAGCAGCTCCATGCTAATCAGACTGCATGGCTTGGGAAGATAGAAAGCGCTGATAAATGGATGTGGGCTGACAACTTCTGTCTTTTG ATGTTGGGGGGGATTCCCTGGCAGGTGTATTTTCAACGGGTTCTTTCTGCCTCTTCAGCTACCTATGCTCAAGTCCTCTCCTTCCTGGCTGCTTTCGGATGCATTATCATGGCTATTCCTTCCGTCCTGATCGGAGCCATAGGAGCTTCCACAG ATTGGAATCAGACATCCTATGGGCCAGTACCTCCCATGCAGAGGGACCAGTCTGACATGATTTTGCCAATCGTGTTACAGCATCTCTGTCCAGCCTACATCTCCTTTTTTGGTCTTGGGGCAGTTTCTGCTGCAGTGATGTCATCTGCTGACTCATCCATCCTATCGGCCAGCTCCATGTTTGCTAGGAACATCTACCAGCTTGCTTTTCGCCAGACG GCTTCTGATCGTGAAATTGTGTGGGTCATGCGAATCTCAATTTTTGTGTTTGGGGCACTTGCGACAGCCATGGCTCTTTTGACTGGGACCGTCTATGGTTTATGGTACCTGAGCTCTGACCTGGTCTATGTCATAATCTTCCCCCAACTCATCAGTGTGCTCTTTGTTCGTGGCACAAACACCTACGGCTCGGTTGCTGGATACTTCTTTGGAATGATCCTGCGCATTGGTGGAGGGGAGCCTTATCTCAAACTTCCTCCATTCATCTACTACCCAGGATGGACTATTGAGGAGAAGGTACATCATGTTACCAATGAGGTGGAATACCTAGTGATGCAGAGGTTTCCCTTCAAGACGGTTTCGATGTTGGCTTCATTCTTAAGTAACGTGGCGTTCTCGTACCTGTTCAAGTACCTGTTTGAGAGTAGCACTTTGTCGGCTAAATATGATTTCTTGGATGCTGTGGTGTCCAAGCACAGTGCCGAGATAATGGACAAGACCACTTTGGTGAACAGGAATATCATTGGGCTCAATGAAATGACCACAGTCAAGCCAAGACTTAGTGTTACTTTAGCTGCTACCTTTACCAGGAAAGAAACCCTGACTGAAGAGGAGGACTCCAGCCCAGAGTCACCAGGTCATGAAAACAATTAG